In one Desulfosporosinus sp. Sb-LF genomic region, the following are encoded:
- a CDS encoding PAS domain-containing sensor histidine kinase: MEQDLDGLLLSHLFDSIPDACVVLDERYFIVKMNSKAEQIFLYPREYMMSKVIWEITPQYINTKLFHAMAKVRNDGKEMKFEFCGGTSNRWFGATLCMMGNCLVLFFNDITHIKHTQNELLRAEERFSAVFRNSHALMSIISLENKQHISVNNSYANFFGYTSNEIIGKTKEDVFLTADSMPAETQIQHQSGKNTLSGVITVKTRSNEYKSIIVSSEPININGKPCQLEIGIDMTDKLRYQKELIKLEHLNILGQMSASIAHEIRNPLQTVKGFLQFLQSKEGVLPYQDYFKLMIDELNRANQIITEFLSLSRTKPTDLQLCDINDILKSVLPLIQAQAIEEDKLIEVELKSGTKTMLDVDEIKQVILNLVKNGLEATLPKGRVKLITEDDHRSVKLIVCDHGKGIPIELQENIGMPFFTTKKDGTGLGLSMSLSILERHKANLRFVSNEEGTTFYIDFPIN; encoded by the coding sequence GTGGAACAAGATTTGGATGGACTCTTATTATCTCATTTATTTGACAGTATTCCTGATGCCTGTGTTGTTTTAGATGAGAGGTATTTTATTGTAAAAATGAATTCCAAGGCAGAACAAATTTTTCTTTATCCAAGGGAATATATGATGAGCAAGGTTATTTGGGAAATTACCCCTCAATATATAAATACAAAATTGTTTCATGCCATGGCCAAGGTTAGGAACGACGGGAAAGAAATGAAGTTTGAATTTTGCGGCGGTACCTCTAATAGATGGTTCGGAGCTACTCTTTGTATGATGGGTAATTGTCTTGTTCTATTTTTTAATGATATCACTCACATTAAACATACTCAAAATGAGTTGTTAAGGGCAGAGGAAAGATTTTCGGCAGTCTTTAGAAATAGTCATGCCCTCATGTCTATTATTTCGCTCGAAAATAAACAACACATTAGTGTTAACAATAGTTATGCTAATTTTTTTGGGTATACTTCCAATGAAATTATAGGAAAGACAAAAGAAGATGTATTTTTGACGGCTGATAGCATGCCTGCAGAAACTCAGATACAACATCAGAGTGGAAAGAATACATTGAGTGGGGTAATAACGGTTAAAACCAGATCAAATGAGTATAAAAGTATCATAGTATCCTCTGAGCCCATTAATATTAATGGTAAGCCTTGTCAATTAGAAATAGGAATTGATATGACTGACAAACTGAGATATCAAAAAGAACTGATAAAGCTAGAGCATCTTAATATTTTGGGTCAGATGTCAGCGAGCATTGCACATGAAATACGAAATCCTTTACAAACGGTTAAGGGCTTTCTGCAGTTTCTGCAATCGAAAGAAGGAGTTCTGCCTTATCAGGATTATTTCAAATTAATGATTGATGAGCTAAATAGAGCAAATCAAATAATTACGGAGTTTCTTTCTTTGTCGAGGACAAAACCCACAGATTTACAATTATGCGACATTAATGACATACTGAAAAGTGTCTTACCTCTTATTCAAGCTCAAGCGATAGAAGAAGATAAACTAATTGAGGTTGAGCTAAAGAGTGGCACTAAAACAATGCTTGATGTAGATGAAATAAAACAAGTCATCTTGAACCTGGTGAAAAATGGATTAGAGGCAACACTACCGAAGGGAAGAGTTAAATTAATAACAGAAGACGATCATAGATCAGTAAAACTTATTGTATGTGACCATGGCAAAGGCATACCTATTGAGTTGCAGGAAAACATCGGAATGCCATTCTTCACTACAAAAAAAGATGGGACAGGATTAGGCCTTTCTATGTCCTTAAGTATTCTTGAACGTCATAAAGCAAACCTAAGGTTTGTTAGTAATGAAGAGGGTACCACGTTCTACATTGATTTTCCAATTAATTAA